The Chiloscyllium plagiosum isolate BGI_BamShark_2017 chromosome 18, ASM401019v2, whole genome shotgun sequence sequence CAATAGCCATTGTAtatgatagatagatagataaatagatagatagatagatagatagatagatagatagatagatagatagacagacagacagatagacagacacacacacacacacaaagtcagACATCCAAAGATCAGAAACTACATTGGACTTCAATctctttaaaaaatgaaattattgtgaaaaatgcattttaattagCACATTTTTGTAAATATAACCTTTTACAGTACCACTTTGGTATATTTTAATTGTAAGTCATTTTCACCAACTATTTTACATGCAATAATACAAAAATATAAtactaaatgttttttaaaaatccaatgcaACAAGATTATTTCTAATGACTTTAGTAATAAATCACATGCTTTTTGGCAACATGTGACTGATTGTAATTAATAGAGCACTTCAAAACCAAAAGTCCAATGTGATCTAGAAATCTAGTCTAAAGTGaaaagtaacattttaaaataacattttgcaTATATCATTTTGGTGAAGTATTTACCTTGTTTAATGAAGTTGTACAGACATTATGTCTGTGTTGCTCAGGGAGACACCTTGATGGCAGTGACTAATTGTCCTATTCCTCCAAATACAAGTGAGAAATCAGAAAATGAAATTtacctttgttatttcttcattaAGACAAGTAGCAGTTGTTCTTACCTTGCGCCCTGCCTCATTATTGTGCAAGTTCATGAGTGTCCTGGCATTCTGTTTGATTTCTCTTGCATCTACAAATACTTTGGAGAATCCAATTCCATATCTGATATCTGCAGAGCAGCCTCCCCATTTCCAGCCTTCCTCCTGATTGTAGTGACCCTGTTTTTCTTTGTCACAGCCACAGTCACTCAGGTTTCCCTGGGTGCATGCAGCAGTAATGGCATGGGCTACTCCAGCAGCAATAATAGCATAGGTGAAGGCTGCTTCTCTGCTTCCTGCAATCAAGATATTGGGACACACGTATTAGTTTGCTTGACCGACTAATGATAATCATAACAGCTCATATTTTACCTTCGTGTCACATAATAATATTTTATACTAAAGTTCCAGTTTTGAAATACGCATTTAACGTATTTGGTAAAAGTGTCCTTGAATTGAAATCTTTACAAGTACATCAGTTCACGTTCCATAAAGTTCAATTGTTTGCAAATCCAAAGTGACGTGAAGACTATTGTGTTTGAATTATAAGAAGCGTCGTTTTTATGAAATTAATTAAACTTTATGGAAATTTGCAAGCAATGAAAGGTTGTAAGATGTTGAGACCCGCTGCAGAAATGTGGAAAACAAAATCGGCTTTGGTTTTGCCTAATAAGCCTTGTGTTCACTACATATTATGGGCCAAACTATGAGTTCAAACCAGAACACAGAATACCTCGAGCAGACGGTTATTCTCAACGGTTTAGCAGTCAAAGGTAGTTTAGCATTTTAGATGGGACTTCGTGTTAAGTTGCTTTTCATGTGAACAAATGCTCACTTCTAGTTGGTTACAAATGGCCATTCCTGATATTTTGCTTTCGGCTACAGGTAAAAAGATTGTTACGCGATTTACCAAAACGACACATCTTCCGCTCTCATATTTGTTACACAACTGCAGGTGTGTTTGTGAGTATTTTAACATCCTTTGTGTGTGACTAAGATGGAAATGTGGGACCTTGCGATAGTGAGAAAGTCAGGGACGAAAGTAAGACAGGCAGACTGTGCAAGAAGGGAGCTGGCAGGTAGAGAACTTGAAAGGCTTCTCCCCGGAGCGAAATAACCACAGGAAATACATCCCCGCTGGCGGGAGTCATGGGTTATCGAATTATGCTTCTGCAATCTGTTATTGGCTTCCTCAATGTCAATGGCGTACATTCTGAATGAAATTCCTCTCTAAACTGATATCTTCTGGAACCTGCTGTTCTCCAGCGCATTTGAGTGTGTACCAAAGATTTCTCTTGTGTACTTTTACACAAATGTATAAACTGGGGGGGAGACGGAATTGATAACCCttacagaaacagcacagacgATCCTTTACACAATGGAGATGAAAAGCAAGATTACCATGAAGGCAGATTCAGAGTGACTACCTGATTTATATCTGGTACTTCGCTTTGAGGGACAGATTAAGGCACTGCTTTATTTATGGCGAAAATTATACCTTGGGTTCATAACGCAGTTATGTGTCTAAAAATCAATCGTCACCAGGGATTTCAAAAGAGAGTCAAGGATTCTCTTGCTTTGGTAGATTTTCAAGTTTGACAATGATTTTAACACATTGCCTGCGCTCCAAGGACGGCAGATACATTAGTGTTGTCACTAAGAAAAGACGTGGAATTACTGGTTGGGCGCCAAAAGTGGTAGAGGAGCACTGCTCTCTGAAAGAATCTGACTGAAGTGATTGGAAATCTCTTAACTATGGGCCCTCACATCAACAGGGAAAAGAAATCCGACCAGTGGAAAGGAacttctttgatttttttcacgTTAGAAAATTCAAATATGCACATCATAAAAAAAATTTCCAAAACACACGTTGAAGACGTGTTTAAGTGTATCCTTAAGCAAAACAAGCATTTAAACTGATCTGAAAATTCTGATGGTGAGTCATGTTTCCAGATATTGAATCTTCCAGGGATAACCCACAAACAGTGAGTGCCACATGACCGAATTGTTAATAAATAAGATAGTTTACGCAAACTTCCAGTTCGTGTCTTCTGCTAACTGACAAGGACTGATTCCAAGTGGGAATTCCTTCTGTTTTGGGTGAAGCTACTCATGGATGCAAATGTTTTGGGGATAGTTCAAAGAATCTTTACCAGACTGATACCTGGATTGGGTGGgggagttgtcttatgaggacaaCTTGGATAGGTTCAGTGGAGTTCAGTGAGAGTGGGTTCGACTGAACCATACAGGAACCGGAATGGcattgacagggtaaatatggAGAGGATGATTTCTCTTGAAAAGAATCTACCCCTGTTTAAAAATCCGGAGTGGCCTCTTTAAAACAGTTTGTCGAgatttctctctcgctctctctcggaGGGTCCTGAGTCTTTGAAACTTTGTCCCTGAGCAGGCGGCGAAGCAGACCCCTTGAGTAAAGACAGAGGTAGATTCCATTTCAGGACAGGAAGTGAAAGGTTATCCAGGATAGGCAGGCATGAGGGTTTGAGATTACAAACAGAACAGCtgagtaggctcaaggggctgaatggtccttTCCTCCTAATCGATGTGTTCAGAGGGTCACCCCCTGTGAAATTGAttaaaatgttgaaaactgaTCTTGGGTAGTGTAGGAAGAGGGGAATTCCTGCCTGTGTATTTCGTACCAAATTCCTTGCTGTGTAGTGATCCTATATTGACATCTTACATTGTGAAAGATTGGAACAGACAGGTGAGTTTGCATTTAGTAACATACCGACTCTGAGCTCTTTGCCAAAAACAGTCCTTTCGCCGAGGGCAGAGCAGTTCCATCGCCCATAACGGAACTGAAATTGACACTCATTGATTCCCATCTGAGCCCCTTCTCCAATGACGATGATGGCATCGGGGCGACTCTGACAGATCGCCCGCTGACGAGGTGCCAGGCCCGGTATCTTACTGCAGATAATGTTCGCTCCCAGGGCCACCACCGAAGAGAATCCACTGTGGGAAGTCCAGGCAGATAttaggatagagagagagagagagcaaacacCGTCACTAATTATTAACCCCAAACACGGAATTTGCTGCATAAATATAATTGAGTCATTCTAAAGTCATATCCAGCTGTTTCCCAAGAAGGCTGTACAGTTTCTTGCTGTAATAATCTCCTCATTTTCATGGTTCAGGCACATCCAGTGAGACACTCAGCTAACTGGGCCTAACTCTATTGAAAAATTGGAGTTTGAGCGAGCTCAGTTCTCCAGCGCAAGGACCGGGACTTTGGGAAATTCCCCTTCTATCTATAGATTGTCAGTCTTAATGTCTGGATTCAAACACATTAGCCCAAAAGACAAACGCTGAACATTTGCGAGTTAAGGGTATGCCCGTGAGACGTCCAGAAATAGCCCCAGAATATTCCAAGAATTATGGAAGATATGAAACACAAATATAAGCCTTCTCAGTTTAATATTAAATAGTGCAACAACAGATAAAGTACATATCTCACTAACTGCTAAACAGTCCCACATCAACTAAACATGGAAATGTTGTCGAAAGTAAACGgagtttattttaatatttaaactcTCCCCTGATATGAACCGGTTTCATTAAACATATCCACCTCTCGGTGTAGGAGCTGATGTATTATCAAACTTGTTATTATATTCAATTAAATGATAACCCCGGGCTAATAGTGACTGTCTCATAAATTAGAACAGTTCTAACATTCGGTTTCATACATTAACATCCCTAAGAAAGAAGCACTCTTTAATCTCCCGATCTTCATGACGCTGATACCTGAACTATACGTGCATGTTGTGAAGTGAGCTGCTCAGTGTGAACTGACCAGTCAGGTACCACACGTAGTGCAGTCGGGGTTAATTCAGCAAGGTAGTTCTATCCCATTTGGCCGTGGTGATCGATCTACCATCCAGGCTGCAGGGCACGACTGTGCAAAGCCCAGCTCTCCCATTGTGCTGATTGTTAACTCCCGTCTCCATATCAAAGCATGGAGAATCCAAACAGCCCCCAGTGTCAAAAAAGGAGCTGCGTTCCCTGCAACACTTTGTGCATTACACTCTCTCGGAAGCCCTTTCCTCAGCAACGCTTCCAATTGCATTGTTATTCACATTCAATCACAATAAGATCTGTTTTATGAGCTAGGTGATGGAGTAATTTGGGTAAGTCCCGAGGCATTTGGTGTATTTGAGTCCGAATTGACAACTCGGTAAAAGCACAATGCCATTATCAGTTAATTTTCCAGTCCCAAACCGGACAGTGAAATAATCTCTTCCAAACGTAAGCGCTTGGTGGTTTGATTTACACAGTTCTGTGCCTATTCGTTCAAAGTGGAAAAACTTTTCCCCAGTCGGTGGGAACTGGCGTGCACAGGGGCGAACGCAACCTGTGCTTCTCAGTGTTGTGGATCTAAGCAGCAGCACGGCGGACTTTGTTATTACAGACACAAAAACATAATCAGATCGTCAGCGCTTGCACTGAGACAGATTGGCAGGTCGAGGCACGGCAATCTTTTGCCACTTACCCTATTTTAAGATACACGATTCCCACACAGAGGAAAATGTGGAAGAGCCAGCGCCGCGTTTTTCGGTTCATGTTTAAGATTGTGTGGTGACTGCAATTCTTCTCGTCCGCTTGTTAATCAGAGTTCCAGGCAGAAACAAGTCCAAGGTACTGAGAGAACAACTGACCCTAGTGATCTCAGCTCCCGTGCACCCACATTCAAACCAGCGTGTATGGTAAATCCCAGTGGAGAATCGATatcctgcactttttttttgttacagaTTATCCATCATCTGTATGCGTGTCACACGTATGGAGATTGCAATGGGAGGCTAGGTTGAAGATCGCACAGGGTCCAGGCATTCCCACAATGAGAGCTGGATCTTCTCCCAGGTTCTATATATCTATCGAATCTATTTGGGCGTGTTCGTTTGGGAAAACGCAGCAGACCCACTAAATACCTTtgcagtgcacacacacacacacaccttttattctggggaggggggaggggggttgctaACGAAGAACGTGCAGAATTCTCTCTGAATGATCTAACAACTTCCCATTTTTAACAATGAATGCGGAGTCGATTGCATTTTCTCGGGATCACTCGGTGCCAGGGACCGCGATATGATTTCGGCACCTCAATCTGCACACTATGTTTTGATACTCTCGGCGCTACAAGCAGATTTGCTCAGTGATAAAGATatttccctccctccttccccaccaCCGTTTCTCTCTCGGTCTCTGGGTCCCCTGTAGTTTCTTATACAGCAGGCAGTGCATTGTGAGGCAGTTATCTCGATAGATTTTTTTTTCGCAGTTAAGCACACATTGTCCACTTGGCACATGAGATTGTGAGGTGTGTGCCGCAAGGAAGTGGAGATCCTGCCAATGAGAGGTTTATAGAGCGGACGCGCTCAGGCTGTGCCATAGAAAGGGAGCTGAGGCACTTTAGTGATTGAACCGGCCGAACGCGCCGCCCTCTGACTGACTACTGGTGCGGTCCTTTCCACTTGTTAGATTTTTCAAGTCTTCTGCCtcccctcccccttcacctcgATTCACAGTCTGAGTTTGGCGGAAGAAATTGCCCCTCTATATTTGCCCGGTCACGATGCGATCCTGCTGGGCTAATTGGCTCGCTCAGTTCCCTGGTCTCGAAACTCCCATTCCAGAAACAATTTCGAGGGTGTCAAATGTAGACATTCAGAATCACTAACTGTCCTGAATAGGAAAGTGTGGGACTGCTCAATTAAATCTGAGAGAACTTGCTGTTAGTAATcacgggtggggggggggggggggggatatccTCATACTTAGTCTGTTTTCTAATTGAGAAATTCGGCTATCGGGCTGTAAGGATTTAAAAAGAGACATTGATCAATATCaaaatttataaaaatataatGCACTGTTTATTTAAGTAGAATGGTTTAAAATCGACTAAGCGGCATTGACCCATCATGAAAGCTATTTTAGTGTACACCATACTTTAGAAAAACGCTTCCCCCTAACGCTTCATGTCAGTCACACAGGCACATAttccagttctgaaggagagcGATACCAGAtccgaaatgttagctctgtttctctctccgcagatgctgccagacctactaagcTCCTCCAGCATTGTctgggtttgtttcagatttccagcacccgcagtaTTTTGCCTCTATTCAGACAATGATCTTGCAACCAAATCGGATAGGTGCAAGTGATATCTGACAGGCGGGTTTAGGACGAGTGACGTCCGTTTCGGGCGTGAATTATTATACCTGCCTATGTTACAAAGCAAGAATTCGAAGATCtgcttgagaaaaaaaaacccaaaataaaaTAGTACTCCAAGGGATATAACAGATAAAATCCGAACCGGAAGTTGCTTGCGCTGGTTTTCGTTTGCAATGAATACTCATTTAACTAAATTCAATTAAAGCTTACCGCGATATTATAACTTGAATAACTCACGATCAGGATATATTTAATAGCTCTACTAGGCAGATAACCTTAAATCAGGAACGGTGAAGTAACGTTGAGATAAGTGAACTATCTAATTCCATTTCTATCGTGTCATTATTTTGGTGCCCAACATAAATGTAAATGTGTCTCCATAACTGAGTTTGAGGAACAGCTGGAAATAGAAGTTTTGCCCAATTATGGACATCTGCCTTCAAATTAGGGAATTGTCTATTCATACTGTTAATGAATGATGGTGTTCAGTTTGGTCATTGCCACTGGTTGCCTGGTGCAGACTGCCTTTTAACAGTCTTGTTCATGGTTCTTTGGTGAAAGTATTCATCTCGTTGACATTTCCTTGTCTAAGCCTTTGGGGGTAGAGTAGGACTTATTCCCTTTGACCTGATGGTAATTAAGAATTCAAGCACATTTTAAAGTAAACTTTGTGTATCACATTAATTTCCAGTCAAAGTAATCATTTATTAACCATATGCAATAACATGTGAATAAGACATGTTGGAGTGAATATTCTGAAAACGTGTATAATTTGAAGAATTGCTGATTCAAGCAGCAAGTACAATTTAGAAAACTAGTACAAGCAGAATTTGATGCTGGTATACATTATATCAGAGTTGGCTAGAATATGGGATTAGTGGATGAAGTTAGTAGACTAAGCTTTAATAGCCTGGAAACGAATAGTGTTGGATAATACAATGTGTGGTTAATGCAGAACAAGTAAAATATAGAAAAGGATAAAGTAGGATTTGTAAAGAGCTACTTTAAAGATATAGTAGATTCTAAACAATATTGTTTTACTTTATGGTTGTAATTCTCCTGCAGAGTTGGTTGAAGAAATGTATCTAATCTCTTGCCTTCATGGATGTCCtcagtgcaaactcatgtggccACAAAAAATGCACCCATAGATTTGTTTACATCTTTCTAATACCAACAGATCTTTCACCTACAAATATGTATTTATCCACCAATGAAGCAGCCATTGCCATTAAAATAAGGGATTGTGCAGGACTACAAAATTCAACCAAGACAGCAAATAAATAAACGAACAAGTAGGAGTGAATTACCactgattctggaagccaatTAACAGAGAACAGGGACTGCCTATGCATTGAACTTACCTGTTGTAGAATTTGAAGCACTTTGGAGAATAAACTGCTGGGTAAGAATGATTGTTTGTGTGCCTAGAGTAAGACTATTTCATGTTCTTTGTACAGATCTTAGTTTCGGAATAACAATATTCTTATTGTTAGAGTGCAGGTTGGAGCTTTTGGTTCCTTGTGGCATAAAGAAAATTCAATATTGAATTTATAAACAATCAAGATCATCTTAGTACCTTTTTAACTTGATTTTGTACCACACTGAAGTTACATGCCAGTCTGTGCCAAGGTCAAGTGATATGAGATAAATTGCACTTCATTGCAGAGTCAGTTTAGGACCTTACTGCAGAATATGCTGCCAAATTTGCATATTGGAGACATTTTAAACCACCTTTGATAGTACAACAGTGATTTGGTACTTAAGTAAAGAATGAGTATAAAATAAGATAGGCAGTTCAGTACAATTTTTGATTATTCAAGGATATATTTGTCTTATGTGAATGTGTAAACAAATATAAGGTTATTGTAGTTTAGTATATGAAGTTAATGAAGCATTAAGATTAGCAGAATTGAAGATATGTATTACAATAATACAGAATTATACAGTAGAGTGAAGGCACTGTAAGGTTTACAACAGAAACCATGCATTTCGGCATAGGATTAGTGTACAGTGCCCTCCTAAGGATTAATTTGAAAAGTCACATAATTAACAGAATTGACTTCAGAGAAATTgctttaaatgtttattgaaagTTAGTTGTCTCCAAATATGTATGTCCATAATTCCATTTGTACCAATAAATCAGATTAAACATGGAATATGCGAATTCAGGATAGATtaagaaataaaagaataaattcCATAGACACTAAACAAtgtgaaaaatgaaagaaattaacTATTGAGAAGGAAGTTAGTATCTGTTTCACTCGTTCATTGGGACACTTCAGGATTGTAAGCCACAGGGGATGAAGGAAGAATGGGTTAGTGGCATGATCAGTAAAACTACAAGAAGAGTATTACATATAAAATAAACAATGAAAGTCAGTTTAAGGAGTTTAGATATTTTAAGTGTTGATTGTTGCCATTTAATGGCGTTCAGAAGACAATAATAATTTCTATCTGCATTCAGTTTCCCGTTAGCTAcaattagagttatagagatgtacaggacagaaacagacccttcagttcaacttgtccatgcggaccagatatcccaacccaatctagttccaccggacagcatccagcccatatcactccaaacccttcctgttcatatatttatccaaatgccttttacatgttataattgtaccagcctccactacatcctctggcagttcattctatacattccattcctctcaccttaaacctatgccttctagttctagacttccccacccaagggaaaagactgtatctatttaccctatccatgcccctcatgattttataaacatctataaggccacccctcagcctctgacactccagtgaaaacagccccagcctattcaacttctccctgtagctcaaattctccaaccctggcaacatccttgtaaatctttgctgaaccc is a genomic window containing:
- the wnt7aa gene encoding wingless-type MMTV integration site family, member 7Aa isoform X1 → MNRKTRRWLFHIFLCVGIVYLKIGGFSSVVALGANIICSKIPGLAPRQRAICQSRPDAIIVIGEGAQMGINECQFQFRYGRWNCSALGERTVFGKELRVGSREAAFTYAIIAAGVAHAITAACTQGNLSDCGCDKEKQGHYNQEEGWKWGGCSADIRYGIGFSKVFVDAREIKQNARTLMNLHNNEAGRKILGENMKLECKCHGVSGSCTTKTCWTMLPKFRELGYILKEKYNEAVQVEPVRTHRNKRPVFLKIKKPLSYRKPMVTDLVYIEKSPNYCEEDPITGSVGTQGRMCNKTSSQNNSCDLMCCGRGYNTHQYSRVWQCNCKFHWCCYVKCNTCSERTEVYTCK